The sequence GATCTACACTGAATGGTCAAAATGGGTATGTTGAAAAGGCCTTTGAAagttttaagcaaatgcaattcaCAAGTGTAACACTAGTCTCCATAAACTTTACCAGTATTATATTAGCTTGCGGCAATGTGGGAGCTTTGAAACGGGAAATGAACATACATCAAAGAATATTAAAAAGTGATTTTTCATCTAATGTTGTAGTTATGAATGCTTTTATAGATATcttacaaaatgtggaagcatacataAAGGCATatgaattgtttgacataatgcctaataaaaatgtgatctcatggaatgGCATTATTGTAGGATACACAGAATGGATGTGTTGAAAAGGCTTTATAAACTTTCAAACGAATGTGACTGGCAGGCGTAAAGTCATATTATACAACATTTGTCAGCATCCTTCCTGCCTGTGTAAAAATGACAGCTTTGagatagggtatggacatccatcaaagcataaaggatagaggaagattattagatgttgtagttgcaactgccttgGTAGATGTATGCAAAGTGTTgaagcatcctccctgcctatgtggaaatgggagctttggaatagggtatagaCATCCATTAAAGCacaacggatagaggaattttgtaagATGATGTCATCGCCACTACCCTggttgacatgtatgcaaaatgtggaagccttAGAGCTGTTTGAGAAATTGCCTCGAAAAATCGAAAAATCCAGAGATTTTTTATCATGCAAGGACGAGAATGTGAATTTTAGGGGCGATTGGCAGTGTCCCCTTGCCCTGTAGTAGCAGATGCATTTGAGTGTTGACCTAATTGAGCAGAGGTCAAATTTGGGAGGTGTTATTTACCGGCTCTTCCTTCGAACCCGGCACTTGTTGAGAGAGCAGCGATTTCCAAGCCGAAGAAAGGAAAGAGCAGCCAAGGCGTAGGCCCTGCCAAGGATGTTGTTGAATATTCTATGTACCAGGCGGAACAGAGTAACGGTGATAATTGTGAGGAGAAAAAATCTGTAACGGTTTTGGCTGTCAAATTTTTTTGATATTGAGGTGAGAATGTGAGGTTGTCACTGAGATCAAAGTACTCCATTTGTTGAAATTGGCAACGCGCAAACCTCCTGTAGGTTCGtaagaaatgataataaatgctTGTGCATGGTGGGGCCGCTGAAAAAGTAGAGACGAAAAATTAACCAACCAAAAAATAGTGAGAAGAATTAAATTCAGGTGGGCTTGGCCCACATATATAGTCTAtggtttaattaatttttaataattttattttaccaTATATTGCATATTTTTGTCtatttaattagaaaataaatactgCTCTAAATAGATCGTGTTTCACTTCATATTCTAATTAACGTTCAATAAATTTAATATTCTAATTTTGTTAATTGTATTTCACATAAGACACACATCTTCCTTTATACTTAAAATCAAATCCTCTACTAAAGCCAAAACTTGGTAAAGCTTATATTTTAATATTGATCAAAAATCATTTTCAAACTTTAATTGATCATTTTCAAACTTTAATATTCCATAACTCAATAAATTTTATTGCAAACCACAGGATATGGAGatcaataaattaaaatattaaaatcatcTTTATTAATTAGTTGAATTATATAAACTTTAAAATTTAAGTTAAAGGGTCATAGCATGTAACTCCTTGATGTACATAGAATAGAATGAGCTTgtctatataaatatttattaagatGGGTTGTACTTCTTTCATATAATTTGTACTATCCTAACTTAATATtgttataatataaatatttaatttcatttcttattttttcaaattatttatttatttaaagaataatatattatttaattaaatatagattatacaaatgcatctagatttttttttaaagtttaatagTACAAATTAACATTAAAATTATGAATCAATGAACTGACAAACTGGGACCTTTTCATCTTTAGTATTTTTACCTTTAGTACTTTAGTACTTTCCAAACACTGCAGTTTCCTCTAATACGACTGATCTTCCCCCATCCAGCACCATGTTGTGACCGCTCACATATTTGGAATCCTCACTGGCCAGATACAAAGCAGCCTCCGCAATATCCTCTGGTCTAAGATTGGCTTCCCTTAAGGGGGCTACAACCTCAATCGCCGTCTCCAGCTTGGTCTTTGCCTCTGGTGAAGGGTTCACTCCCACATAATTCAATACCAGATCTGTGGGGATTGCTGCTGGAGAAATACAATTCACGCGTATTCCACATTTCCCCAACTCTGCGGCACCGTTCTTTGTCAGCCCAATAACCGCATGCTTGGAAGCAGTGTAAGCATAAGGAGTAAATCCTCCTGCTATTCCTGCAATACTAGCTGTAGATATAATGCTGCCCTTTCTGTTGGGGATCATAACGCGGGCTGCGTGCTTAATACCGTTTATTACTCCTTTTACATTGACATTCATCACTTGCTCGAAATCCTGGATATCAATCTCTGCCACGCTCCCTTTCTGCGTGCCGACAACTCCCGCGTTATTAAACATT is a genomic window of Cryptomeria japonica chromosome 7, Sugi_1.0, whole genome shotgun sequence containing:
- the LOC131064499 gene encoding short-chain dehydrogenase reductase 2a-like, with translation MHKHGKLDIMFNNAGVVGTQKGSVAEIDIQDFEQVMNVNVKGVINGIKHAARVMIPNRKGSIISTASIAGIAGGFTPYAYTASKHAVIGLTKNGAAELGKCGIRVNCISPAAIPTDLVLNYVGVNPSPEAKTKLETAIEVVAPLREANLRPEDIAEAALYLASEDSKYVSGHNMVLDGGRSVVLEETAVFGKY